In the Halorubrum ruber genome, GGTCGAGGAGGCGAAGCCCTGTCGGTAGACGACCGTCTGGAGGCGACGCTCCAGTAAGTCGGTCACGTCGAGCGACAGGACCGCCGAGATGTCGTCGTTGTCGCCGAGGATGCCGATGCGGCGGAGTCGGGTAACGAACTCCGCGCCGGCGTCCTGGGCGGCCTCGACGTCACCCTGCGCCTCGCCGAGCAGGCGTCGGGCCTCCCGACGCATGTTGCGCAGCTCGGACTGGGCGCGCCAGAACTCCTCTTTGTTCTTCAGGCCGTACCGCGAGAGGAGGTCGGACTCCTCGGCGATGCGCTCGCCCTGGTACGGGTGGTTCGGCGTCTCGTAGCCCTTAGTGTTCTTGCCGGTGCTCATTCCTCGTCACCCGCTTCTTCGTCGGCCATCTCCTCGCGGATCTCCTCGACGTTGACCCCGATGGTCCCCTCCGAGCGACCCGTGGACTTGGTGCGCTGGCCGCGGACCTTCTGCCCGCGCTTGTGGCGCACGCCCTTGTACGATTCGATGATCTTCATGCGGTTGATGTCGTGACGGCGCTTCTCGTCGACGTCCGTGCCGACGAGGTGCGTCGTCTCTCCGCTGAAGAAGTCGTTCTGTCGGTTCGTCATCCACGACGGGACGTGGTCTTCGAGGTTCTCGGCGATGTCGACCACCGCGTCGATGTCATCCTCGTCGAGGAGCCCGAACGTGGCGTTTCGGTCCACGTCGGCCTTCTCGGCGACCAGCCGCGCCGTGCGCGTGCCGATGCCGTCGAGTTCGGACAGGCTTCGCTCGACCGTCTTCGTCCCGTCGAGGTCCGCGCCCCCGATCCGAACGAAGTACTGGAGGTCTTCCTCCTCCTCCGGCGAGTCGTCCTGTGATTCTTCCGTGCTCATGTGTTGGTTGTGGTGAGCCCTACCGGCGCGAATCCGGCGGTACTCTTCCGTTCGAGCGTTGCGGCGGGGATTCGAACCCCGGAGGCAGTGACGCCACAGAGTTAGCAACCCTGCGCCTTGGGCCAGGCTTGGCTACCGCAACCCGCGTTGTATCATCGCCCTCTCGGACTCGGGACCCGACGCCCCTGCAGTTCGTGCGTTCGTATGCTCCCGCTTTCGGTACTTAAACATCACGAAACGGCCGGGTCGCTGTGGGCGACTCGCACGGTCGTCGCCTCGGGAGTATCGGGGGACGGGAGATCTCGTTGGGCGCGTGAGTTCCGTCGAGACGGAGTTGTTGAAGCCCTGTTTTTCAGATATTTCTCGTCTGAAATGGCCGATCGGTGAGTTGCGCTTCTTTATCCGTTGCGGGAGCAGACGCGTCGGATTGCTGCGGAGCTGTTTATAAACAACTCGCGACTTCGCGGTAAAGACCTCTAAAGACTCAGTCTCTCGTTTATAAATGACTGCCAACAGGCCCACGGTCGACACCTCCAAAGCCCCAGTCGTGAGGCCGCAGTACGCTCGCTGCGCGCTTCAGTCGCTCACTCCGTTCGCTCCTTCCAGTGCTTACGTCGCCTACTGCGGCCTCGCGACTGCCCCTTTGAGTCCCACCCCGCACCGCACCGCACCGCACCTCACGCCTCCCCAGCCTCGCCGCTCACGCCCTCCGGGCGTTCGCGGCGTCCCTCGCGGGCTGGCTCGCGGCCTCCGCTTCGCTCCGGCCGCTCGCAGGCGCGCCACCGCAGATCCATTTATAAATAATCGCTGCCGTCGAGGCACGCCGTCCGTTTCTGCGAGGCGAACTGTTTCCGTGAGGCGTACTGTTTAGTGGGTCCCGCGGGAGGGTCCGCGTATGCAAGCCGTTCAGTTCGCCGACCACGGCGACCGCGACGTGATCGAGTACGGCGAGTTCCCCGACCCCGAGCCCGACCGCGGCGAGGTGCTCGTCGATGTGAAGGCCGGCGCGCTCAACCACCTCGACATCTGGACCCGACGCGGGATGCCCGGCATCGACCTGGAGATGCCGCACATTCCGGGCAGCGACGCGGCGGGCATCGTCGAGGCCGTCGGCGAGGGCGTGACGCGGTTCGAGCCGGGCGACCACGTCGCCGTGAGCGCGGGCGTCTCCTGCGGAAACTGCGAATTCTGCCGGAACGGCGAGGAGTCGCTGTGCGTCTCCTTCCACATCATCGGCGAGCACGTCCGCGGCGTCCACGCCGAGAAAGCGGCGGTTCCCGCCGAGAACCTCGTCCCGGTCCCGTCCGGCGTCGACTGGGAGGTCGCGGGCTCCGCGTCGCTCGTCTTCCAGACCGCGTGGCGCATGCTCCAGACGCGCGCCGACATCGAGGCCGGCGAGAAGGTGCTCGTCCTCGGCGCCTCCGGCGGCGTCGGCCACGCCGCGGTCCAGATCGCCGACCACGCCGGCTGTGAGGTGTTCGCGACCGCCTCCACCGAAGCGAAGCTCTCGCACGCCGAGGACTGCGGCGCCGATCACGTCATCGATTACGAGGCGAACGACTTCGCGGAGGAGATCGACGCGCTCACCGGCAAGCGCGGCGTCGACGTCGTCGTCGACCACGTCGGCGAGGCCACCTACCCGAACTCCCTGAAGTCGATGGCGAAGGGCGGCCGGCTCGTCACCTGCGGCGCGACCACCGGACCGAACCCGGGCGCCGGGCTCAACCGCATCTTCTGGAACCAGCTCTCGATCCTCGGCTCGACGATGGCGACGCCGGGAGAGGTCGACGAGGTATTGGACTTGGTCTGGGACGGCACCTTCGAACCGCGCGTCCGCGAGGTCCTCCCGATGAGCGAGGCCGCACGCGCACACGAGATGATCGAGAACCGTGAGGGCTTTGGCAAAGTGGTGGTTAAACCCGACAGTGAGCTCTGAGACCGACGCGGCCGCCGACGATGCGTCCGCCCGCGACGCGGACGTCGCCGCGAACACCACCGGCGACGGCACCACCGACGGCGGCTACGTCCACGTCCCTGACACCGACGACGGTGCCGACGCGACCGACAGCGGCGGCGACGGCTCGGGAGGCCCGACGGTCGACGCCGACGAACCCGCCGCCGACGGCTTCGGTCGAAAGGGGTGGGCGCTGACGGCGGCGATATTCGTCTGCGCGCTCGTCATCCCGGGGATCATCTACGTCTACCCGTACGCCGCGGGCTGGTTCGGACTCCCCTTCTTTGCGACGTATCTCGCGCTCCCGCTCGTCCCCGCGCTCCTCCTCGGCCTCGTCGCTGTCTGGTCGATGACGGCCGCGACGGCCGACGACGAGCCCTGACCGCGGCCGGCGTCGCCTCCGTCAGATCGCCGCGTCGCGCCGGCGAACGACAACCGTTTTGAACGACACCCGCGCAGTGGTGATATGTTGATCACCGTCTCCGGCCCGCCCGGCAGCGGGAAGAGCACCAACGCCGTCCAGCTGGCGGACGCGCTCGGTCTCGGGCACGTCTCCGGCGGCGACATCTTCCGCGAGATGGCGGCCGAACGCGACATGACGCCCGTCGAGTTCAACGAGTTCGCCGAGGAGGACCCGCAGATCGACCGCGACCTCGACCGCCGGCTCCGCGAGATCGCCGTCGAGCGCGACGACGTCGTCCTTGAATCGCGGCTCGCGGGGTGGCTCGCGGCCGACCACGCGGACTTCCGGTTCTGGTTCGACGCGCCGCTGTCGGTCCGCGCGGAGCGGATCGCGGAGCGCGAATCGAAGGACGTCGACCGCGCGCGAACGGAGACGGAGCGCCGCGAGGCCTCCGAGCGCAAGCGGTACGAGGAGTACTACAACATCGACATCGAGGACCTGTCGATCTACGACGCCGCGTACAACACTGCCCGCTGGGGCCCCGAGAAGTTCCTCGACGTCCTCGTCGCCACCGTCGAGGCGTACGACCCCGAGGACGACGAGGGGAAAGCGCCCGTCGAGGGCGTCGTCTACGACTTCTGAATCCACCGACCACCGACCCGCATGACAGACGCTCCCGACGCTGACGCCGACGCTTCCGCCGACGGTGAGGACCCCCTCAGAGCCCCGCCCGGTGAGCGTTCGGTGCCGGAGCTCCTCCGGTTCGGCGTCGTCAACCTCGACAAACCCGCCGGCCCCTCCTCGCATCAGGTGTCCGCGTGGGTGCGCGACGCGGTCGACGAGACGCTCGCGGCGCTCGACCCCGAGGGCCCACCCACCGGCGGCGTCGCCCACTCGGGCACGCTCGACCCGAAGGTCACCGGCTGCCTTCCCACCCTGACCGGCGACGCGACGCGCATGGCGCAGGTGTTTCTGGAGGGAACCAAGGAGTACGTCGCGGTGCTGGAGCTCCACGGTTCGGCTCCGGCCGACTTCCGGGAGGTCGTCGCCGAGTTCGAGAGCGAGATCTACCAGAAGCCGCCGCGGAAGAGCGCCGTGAGCCGCCGGCTCCGCACGCGGACGATCCACGACCTCGACGTGCTGGAGGTCGACGGCCGGCAGGCCCTCCTCCGGATCCGATGCGAGTCGGGGACGTACGTCCGGAAGCTGTGTCACGACGTCGGGCTCGCGACGGGGGTCGGCGCGCACATGGGCCACCTCCGCCGGACCGCCACCGACCCGTTCGACGACCGCGACCTCCACACGCTCCAAGACCTCGTGGACGCCCTCGCGTGGGCCGAGGACGGCGACGACGCGCTCCTCCGCGAGGTGGTCCGGCCGGCCGAGGACGCCCTGACGCACCTCCCCGCGGTGACGATCGCGCGGTCCGCCGCGCGCAGCGTCGCGACCGGCGCGCCCGTCTACGCGCCCGGCGTGATCGACGTCGACGAGGACGCCATTCAGCCGGACCGCGACGGCGACGACGAGCCGCCGCTCGTCGCGTGTTTCACGCCGGACGGCACCGCGGTCTGTCTCGGGCGCGTCGTCGGCGATCCGGACGCCGACAGCGGGGTCGTCGTCGACTTAGAGCGCGTTCTTTTATGATTCCGCCAGCCCGGGTTCGGGTATGGACGAGTCGGACGAAGGCGGGGCCGCGGACGAGGACGGACGAATAGCACTCGGGAGCGCGAGCGCGACGCCGGGGACGCTCGATCGCGGTCGGCTCCCCGTCGCGGAGCTCCCGACCGGAGGCGCGGAGCGGCTCCCGGTCGTCGTCGCGAACGGCGCCAGCGACGGACCCACGCTGTGGCTCACGGGCGGCGTCCACGGCGACGAGGCGACGGGCGTCGCGGTCGTTCAGGACGCTGTCGCGGCCTTCGGCGACTGCCTCGACGACCTCGCGGGCGCGGTCGTCGCGGTGCCCGCGGTCTCCCCCGCCGGACTGCGGCGGAACGCGCGGGAGACGTACTACGCCGACGAGGACCCGAACCGTCACTTCCCGGACGCCGACGCGGAGTCGGCACGCCCGCCGAAGCTTCAAGAGCGGATCGACGCCCGCCTGTACGCGGCGATCACGGGTGCGGCCCCAGACGACGCGGGCGAGCCCGCGGACGATTCGAGGGAGTTCGCCGTCGAGACCGTCGGAACGAACGCGGCCGCGGACGCGCTGATCGACTGCCACACCGCTGGCGTCGGCAGCGAGCCGTTCGCCATCCGCGACCGCGTCCTCTTCGGCGACCGCCGGAGCGAGTCAGAGGCGGCCGCGCTCTCCGACGACCTCG is a window encoding:
- a CDS encoding 30S ribosomal protein S13 — translated: MSTEESQDDSPEEEEDLQYFVRIGGADLDGTKTVERSLSELDGIGTRTARLVAEKADVDRNATFGLLDEDDIDAVVDIAENLEDHVPSWMTNRQNDFFSGETTHLVGTDVDEKRRHDINRMKIIESYKGVRHKRGQKVRGQRTKSTGRSEGTIGVNVEEIREEMADEEAGDEE
- a CDS encoding 30S ribosomal protein S4; translation: MSTGKNTKGYETPNHPYQGERIAEESDLLSRYGLKNKEEFWRAQSELRNMRREARRLLGEAQGDVEAAQDAGAEFVTRLRRIGILGDNDDISAVLSLDVTDLLERRLQTVVYRQGFASSTQQARQFIVHGHITVDGARVTRPSVKVDVDDEGAIAFDETSPLADDLHPERAESQE
- a CDS encoding RNA-guided pseudouridylation complex pseudouridine synthase subunit Cbf5 encodes the protein MTDAPDADADASADGEDPLRAPPGERSVPELLRFGVVNLDKPAGPSSHQVSAWVRDAVDETLAALDPEGPPTGGVAHSGTLDPKVTGCLPTLTGDATRMAQVFLEGTKEYVAVLELHGSAPADFREVVAEFESEIYQKPPRKSAVSRRLRTRTIHDLDVLEVDGRQALLRIRCESGTYVRKLCHDVGLATGVGAHMGHLRRTATDPFDDRDLHTLQDLVDALAWAEDGDDALLREVVRPAEDALTHLPAVTIARSAARSVATGAPVYAPGVIDVDEDAIQPDRDGDDEPPLVACFTPDGTAVCLGRVVGDPDADSGVVVDLERVLL
- a CDS encoding succinylglutamate desuccinylase/aspartoacylase family protein, which gives rise to MDESDEGGAADEDGRIALGSASATPGTLDRGRLPVAELPTGGAERLPVVVANGASDGPTLWLTGGVHGDEATGVAVVQDAVAAFGDCLDDLAGAVVAVPAVSPAGLRRNARETYYADEDPNRHFPDADAESARPPKLQERIDARLYAAITGAAPDDAGEPADDSREFAVETVGTNAAADALIDCHTAGVGSEPFAIRDRVLFGDRRSESEAAALSDDLGRLVDAFGLPVVREYPAAEYVEENLQRSTAGAVLNEAGIPAFTAELGAHSVVDDALLKPGVAGVFGVAVELGLLAPGDVPESVAELGVGVDPAPVDFPVRRFRGPTTDDSGVVRHRVAAGDAFAEGDVLARVVDAAGEERVTVRADSDGYVLGRCEGLAVYEGDPIGSLAVRDDGDLVVPRDADEE
- a CDS encoding zinc-binding dehydrogenase gives rise to the protein MQAVQFADHGDRDVIEYGEFPDPEPDRGEVLVDVKAGALNHLDIWTRRGMPGIDLEMPHIPGSDAAGIVEAVGEGVTRFEPGDHVAVSAGVSCGNCEFCRNGEESLCVSFHIIGEHVRGVHAEKAAVPAENLVPVPSGVDWEVAGSASLVFQTAWRMLQTRADIEAGEKVLVLGASGGVGHAAVQIADHAGCEVFATASTEAKLSHAEDCGADHVIDYEANDFAEEIDALTGKRGVDVVVDHVGEATYPNSLKSMAKGGRLVTCGATTGPNPGAGLNRIFWNQLSILGSTMATPGEVDEVLDLVWDGTFEPRVREVLPMSEAARAHEMIENREGFGKVVVKPDSEL
- the cmk gene encoding (d)CMP kinase, which codes for MLITVSGPPGSGKSTNAVQLADALGLGHVSGGDIFREMAAERDMTPVEFNEFAEEDPQIDRDLDRRLREIAVERDDVVLESRLAGWLAADHADFRFWFDAPLSVRAERIAERESKDVDRARTETERREASERKRYEEYYNIDIEDLSIYDAAYNTARWGPEKFLDVLVATVEAYDPEDDEGKAPVEGVVYDF